The Parcubacteria group bacterium genome includes the window ACGTCTTGGCATCAGCCGCGCTGAATCCATACTCTTGGACAAACCGTTGGCGCAAATCACGCGGCAATTCAGGAATGCCTTTTTTGATGCGGGCAACCCAAGACTCATCAAAATCCAGCTCCGGAATGTCCGGGTCAGGAAAGTACCGGTAATCAGCAGACCCCTCCTTGCCGCGCTGGACCACGGTTTTGGCGCTGTCCTCGTCCCAGCCACGCGTGCCCTGCTCGCCCGGCGCGTTGCCGGTCTCCTCCCACACTGCGGTTTGGCGCTTGATCTCGTAGACAAGAGCGCGCTCAACGGCCTTGAATGAATTCAAATTTTTGATCTCAGTCTTGGGATACAGAACTTCCCCCTCCTTTACCAAGGAGGGGGTCGGGGGGTGGTTCTTGGAGTGCATAGGCCGCAAAGAAACATTGGCATCGCACCGCAGATGCCCCTTTTCCATGTCCGCGTCCGACACCCCGAGGTAGCGCATAATCAAGCGGAGTTCGCGCAAAAACGCGCCCGCTTCTTCCGGAGACCGGATGTCTGCTTCGGTCACGATTTCCATCAGGGGCGTGCCCCCGCGGTTGTAGTCCACGAATGAATCGCCTTTTTCGTTATGCAAAAGTTTTGCCGCGTCCTCTTCTAAATGCAGGCGGTGGATGCGGATCGCGCGCTCCTCCCCGCCTATGACGATGCTCATGGAGCCTTTCACGCCGATGGGCTCGTCAAACTGGGAAATCTGGTAGCCTTTGGGCAGGTCCGGGTAAAAGTAGTGCTTCCTGTCAAACTTGGAATGGGGGGGAATCTCGCACCCCAAAGCAAGCGCGGCCAACACGGCCCACTCAATGGCCTGCTTGTTGGGAACCGGCAAGGTTCCCGGGTGCCCCAGGCACACCGGGCAGATAGTGGTGTTCGGGGCCTCGTTTTCGCCCTCATTTGAGCAACCGCAAAACATCTTGCTCTTGGTTTTGAGCTGCACGTGGATTTCCAGGCCAATGACCGGTTCAAGCTTCATTTATCTAACTCCAAAAACGTTACGTGGTACTCATCCGTATCAAGTTCTTTCCTGCTTATCACTCTACCAAATTCTCCGTATTCTGGGAAGAATGTATCAGCTTCAAAATTGCCGTCTATGACGGTCAAATACAGCCGGTTGATGAGGTGCATGGCGAGCTTGAAAATCTCTGCTCCGCCGATGATAAAAATTTCTTGTTGATCATGTTTGCTCGCTTCTTCAATCGCGTCTTCAACGGATGATACGACAAGAGCGCCCTCGGCTTTGTAGTCCGGATTTCGGGTGATGACAATGTTCAAACGCCCGGGCAAAGGCTTGTGGATGCCGAGCGACTCAAAGGTCTTGCGCCCCATGATCACCGGGTGCCCCAGGGTGGTCTGTTTGAAGTGCTTCAAATCCTCCGGGACGTGCCAGGGGATGGTGCCGTTGGCCCCGAGCTCGCGGTTTTTGCCGATGGCCGCGATTGCGCTGATGACTGGCTTTTGCATGCCTGTATTATACCGCAATCGGCGCTTTTATGGCAGGGTGCGGGTCATAGCCAACCAGCTCAAAATCATCAAACTCAAAATCAAACACGTCTTTGACTTCTGGATTCAGCTTCACCTGCGGCAATAAGCGCGGCTCGCGGGAAAGCTGTTCCCCTGCCTGCTCAAGATGGTTCTTGTAGATGTGCGCGTCCCCGAACGTGTGCACAAAATCACCCAGCTTGAGGCCCGTGGTCTGGGCCATCATCATGGTCAAAAGCGCGTAGGACGCAATGTTGAACGGCACCCCAAGAAACATATCCGCAGTGCGCTGGTACATCTGGCACGAGAGTATTCCGCGGTTGACGTAAAACTGGAACATGGTGTGGCACGCGGGCGGGGAATTGGTTTTGCTTTTGACGAGCTCCTGGATATCAGCCACGTTCCACGCATTTACGATAATGCGCCGCGAATCAGGGTTGTTGCGGATCATCTCCTGTGCCTGCGCAACTTGGTTAATGGTTGAGCCGTCCTTTGCTTCCCAACGGACCCACTGCTTGCCGTACACCGGCCCCAGATCACCCCACTCCTCGGCGAACGCCGCATCCTCTTTGATGCGCTCCACGAACTCTTTCATTTTCTCGTGCCACCCCTCCGTGTACATGGGAAACTGTTCAGTGAGCCCCTGGGCTTTCAACCACGCCTGGAATGGCCACTCGTTCCAGATATTCACGCTATTGTCCACGAGGTACTTGATGTTGGTATCGCCCTTCAAAAACCACAAGAGCTCGTGCAGAATCAGGCGAATCGGCACTTTCTTTGTGGTCACCAGGGGGAATCCTTTGGACAGGTCAAACCGAATCTGCCGGCCAAACACGCTGCGCGTGCCAATGCCGGTGCGGTCGCTCTTATCAATCCCGTTTTCCTTGATGTCGCGAAGAAGTTCTAAATACTGCTTCATACGCCATTATTGTAGCACGCGGCGCACCTGTTCCCAAATGAGCCCATGCACCTCCGGTATGGAGAGCAGGCGGCCGTCCGGCGCGCACTCAATGAGCTTGAAACCCGGAAACAGGGCGCACATTTCGCGGTAGGTCTGGGACGCAGCCTCAAGGTGGGAAACATCATCCTCGTGCACGTCGCGCGTGGCCCCGGACAAATACGCGCGCATCGCCTTTTGGTCAATGTTGAGCTGGCCGATCTGGGCCGGAACGTGCAGGACCACCGTGAGGTCGGGCCGCGGGATGCCGAACACCCCATACTCGTATTGGTCCAACCACTCAAAGTACTGCTGGCGCGCCTCGCGCGTTCGGAACTTCGCGCCCTGGTGGCCCATGTTCGCGGACACGTACCGGTTCGCGACCACCACCTTCCCCTGCTCAAGTTGTTCGGCCAGCCCGAAGCTCGCATCATACCGGTCCAGCATAAAAAAGAATGACGCAACATACGGGCTGACCTCGCCTCCGGTCCCGTACGCGCCGTTCAAATAGTTTTCAACCAAGCCCGCGGACTTTTTTCCGTACTGCGGAAAATCAGCTTTAACGGCAGCGTGCCCTTCCGCGCGCAAGCGCTCAATAAGCAGATCAGTCTGCGTCCCCTTGCCGCTCCCATCTATGCCATCTATGACAATAAATTTTCCACTTTCCTGCGGCGAGGCCGCTGATTGCGGAATTGACGAAACAGGCGCCCGATTGTCGGTTGACCCAAACCCTCCCCTGCCCGCATTGCCCGTGGCCAAAACCTCCTCCCACTCCGCCCGGCCGACCGGCAGAAACACGGCCTGGGCAACGCGGTCCCCGCGCTTGATGATGACGGGCGAATCGGTAGGGTTGTAGAACTGCAAAAGAATCTCGTCATTGTCCCCGCAAAAATCGCGGTCAATCACTCCCTCGGTGATAAGCAGTCCGGTCTTTTTCAAAGTGCTGGAGCGGTCCGTGACCCAGAGCATGTACCCCGCAGGAATCTCCACCGCCACATTGGATGGCGCGCGTCCCATGCCGCGGGCGGGAATCACGGTATCCGTCCGCACCACAAAATCAAACGCAACCGCGCCCGAGGTCTCGTACTGCGGGAGCGGGAGCGATGGATCAATCCGTTTGATGCGCACCCGCATACCTACTGCCAGGTCTGCTTAAAGTGCTTGGAGAGCTTGGGACCTGTGCCGGTGTAGGATGACCCGATTCCGGAACTGTACAAAACCTCCGGGACTTCCAGCATGTGCTCGTACACCATCTTGCAGATAATCTGCCCCCGCGTTAAGCGGAACGGCACGTTGTGCGCGCGCACCTCAAGCACCGCAGGCGTGCCCGCGCCCGCGCCGGCCTCGCCGAACCCCCAGCCCGGATCAAAGAATCCCGCATAGTGGGAACGCATCTCCCCGCTTGCGGTGTCGTAGGACGCCATTTCCCCGGCAAACGCCGGGGGGAACGTGATGCGCTCAATGCTCGCGAGCAAATAGAAGTTGTTGGGCACCAGAATCAGCTCCCCGTTCTTGGGGCGCAGGATGGGCTCCCAAAAATCACTGGGCTCATACTCGCCCACCAAGCCCAGGTCAATGGCCTTGGTGGTATCGTGCTTGGCGCGGAATCCGATCACCTCCCGGGTCTCAAGGTCAACGGTCAGCATCAAGCCCCCGCCATTGACGAGCAGCATGTTCTGCATCACGGGCGTGCCGCTCTGGTTAAACAAAATCCCGTGCTTCGCGTGCGCGAGCCGCAAATCGCTCTCCCGCGCGAGGTAGGGCCCCGCGGTGCGGAACCGCACCTGGTTTGCGGCA containing:
- the gatB gene encoding Asp-tRNA(Asn)/Glu-tRNA(Gln) amidotransferase subunit GatB, with translation MKLEPVIGLEIHVQLKTKSKMFCGCSNEGENEAPNTTICPVCLGHPGTLPVPNKQAIEWAVLAALALGCEIPPHSKFDRKHYFYPDLPKGYQISQFDEPIGVKGSMSIVIGGEERAIRIHRLHLEEDAAKLLHNEKGDSFVDYNRGGTPLMEIVTEADIRSPEEAGAFLRELRLIMRYLGVSDADMEKGHLRCDANVSLRPMHSKNHPPTPSLVKEGEVLYPKTEIKNLNSFKAVERALVYEIKRQTAVWEETGNAPGEQGTRGWDEDSAKTVVQRGKEGSADYRYFPDPDIPELDFDESWVARIKKGIPELPRDLRQRFVQEYGFSAADAKTFASDRALARFGEEVISELKVWLTLLDPDQSSEEAWEQDKKKLARLVSSWLLSKLLGVLRTAGSSIADIKITPENMAELITLVHQSRVNAANAQVILSEMVKTGGDPTDILESKDLGAMGDSGALPGIVAGVVKNNPLQAAEYGSGKKAVFQYFVGQVMKEARGKADPVLAAKLLKKALKRQ
- a CDS encoding dihydrofolate reductase; protein product: MQKPVISAIAAIGKNRELGANGTIPWHVPEDLKHFKQTTLGHPVIMGRKTFESLGIHKPLPGRLNIVITRNPDYKAEGALVVSSVEDAIEEASKHDQQEIFIIGGAEIFKLAMHLINRLYLTVIDGNFEADTFFPEYGEFGRVISRKELDTDEYHVTFLELDK
- the thyA gene encoding thymidylate synthase, whose translation is MKQYLELLRDIKENGIDKSDRTGIGTRSVFGRQIRFDLSKGFPLVTTKKVPIRLILHELLWFLKGDTNIKYLVDNSVNIWNEWPFQAWLKAQGLTEQFPMYTEGWHEKMKEFVERIKEDAAFAEEWGDLGPVYGKQWVRWEAKDGSTINQVAQAQEMIRNNPDSRRIIVNAWNVADIQELVKSKTNSPPACHTMFQFYVNRGILSCQMYQRTADMFLGVPFNIASYALLTMMMAQTTGLKLGDFVHTFGDAHIYKNHLEQAGEQLSREPRLLPQVKLNPEVKDVFDFEFDDFELVGYDPHPAIKAPIAV
- a CDS encoding 2'-deoxycytidine 5'-triphosphate deaminase; this translates as MTLPYQKIKDLIFGANPMIFSKGAIAEKQIQPASLDLTLSDRVYRTSSSFLPKPNETIWEILKARTLYDFELKPGTILEPNSSYIIPLNEYVDLAPGMYAYANPKSSIGRVGLFVRLLCDHTPRFDYIPPGYKGQLYLEVIPLDFVVKIHPGLAANQVRFRTAGPYLARESDLRLAHAKHGILFNQSGTPVMQNMLLVNGGGLMLTVDLETREVIGFRAKHDTTKAIDLGLVGEYEPSDFWEPILRPKNGELILVPNNFYLLASIERITFPPAFAGEMASYDTASGEMRSHYAGFFDPGWGFGEAGAGAGTPAVLEVRAHNVPFRLTRGQIICKMVYEHMLEVPEVLYSSGIGSSYTGTGPKLSKHFKQTWQ